The Trichomycterus rosablanca isolate fTriRos1 chromosome 22, fTriRos1.hap1, whole genome shotgun sequence genome has a window encoding:
- the cdr2l gene encoding cerebellar degeneration-related protein 2-like, with amino-acid sequence MLRANRMEEFVTEDDESWYDHRDLEQDLHLAAELGKTLLERNKELEDSLQQMYITNEEQVQEIEYLSKQVEMLREMNEQHAKVYEQLDVTARELEITNEKLVLESKASQQKIDRLTNTMEMLQGQVDTLTARVEELRTLEELRVRREKKERRKTVHSFPCLKELCTAPRYEDRFMVSDPGSGDLQERRPVDEENEHLRALVASLRAAVSAERGRRENAERECTAVLQEFEQLEQRLMGAEGCQQRVHELEAELQELQQMRKSRASLLVAEDGLEQTLLNSAPETDTIEGVEGAAQDSAGEPPVRKSCSDTALDVISAVDASGRRKGSYALHANGVRKRGMSILREVDEQYHALLERYEELLGKCRRHEESLRHAEVQTSRPVSRDPSMKECRAAEAVAQPGTSPQTPSTPEAMEGISRQVEAVDKRLSQNTPEYKALFKEIFSRLQKTKTDINSTKGRKRGKKEK; translated from the exons ATGCTCCGGGCTAACAGGATGGAGGAGTTTGTGACCGAGGATGACGAGTCGTGGTACGATCACAGAGACCTGGAGCAAG ACCTGCATTTGGCAGCCGAGCTGGGAAAGACCCTGCTGGAGCGTAATAAGGAGCTGGAGGACTCGCTGCAGCAGATGTACATTACCAATGAGGAGCAGGTGCAGGAGATCGAG TACTTGTCCAAGCAGGTGGAGATGCTTCGGGAAATGAACGAGCAGCACGCGAAAGTCTACGAGCAGTTGGACGTGACGGCTAGAGAGCTGGAAATCACCAATGAGAAGCTGGTGTTGGAGAGCAAAGCCTCCCAACAAAAAATAGACAG GTTGACGAACACCATGGAGATGCTGCAGGGTCAGGTGGACACACTGACCGCTCGTGTGGAGGAACTGCGAACGCTCGAGGAGCTTAGAGTTCGCCGAGAGAAAAAAGAGAGACGGAAAACTGTGCACTCGTTCCCTTGCCTTAAGGAGCTCTGCACAGCACCCAG GTATGAAGACAGATTCATGGTGTCAGACCCAGGCAGCGGTGACCTACAGGAACGGAGGCCTGTAGACGAGGAGAACGAGCACCTGCGCGCCCTGGTGGCATCTCTGCGTGCGGCTGTATCGGCCGAGCGTGGACGGCGGGAGAACGCCGAGCGTGAATGCACTGCCGTGCTGCAGGAGTTTGAGCAGCTGGAGCAGAGGCTGATGGGTGCAGAAGGATGCCAGCAGCGTGTTCATGAGCTTGAAGCAGAACTTCAAGAGTTGCAGCAGATGCGCAAATCTCGTGCCTCCCTTTTGGTTGCTGAGGACGGCCTGGAGCAGACGTTGCTCAACAGCGCCCCCGAGACAGACACCATTGAGGGTGTCGAAGGTGCCGCTCAGGACAGCGCCGGCGAGCCGCCAGTGCGCAAGAGCTGCAGTGACACCGCGCTGGACGTCATCTCGGCGGTGGACGCCTCGGGCAGACGAAAGGGCAGCTACGCGCTGCATGCCAACGGAGTACGCAAACGTGGCATGTCCATCTTGCGTGAGGTGGACGAGCAGTACCACGCTCTGCTCGAGAGGTACGAAGAGCTGCTAGGCAAGTGTCGGCGCCACGAAGAGAGTTTGAGGCACGCCGAGGTGCAGACCTCACGACCCGTCTCCAGAGACCCGTCCATGAAAGAATGCCGTGCTGCTGAAGCCGTGGCGCAGCCAGGGACGTCACCGCAGACGCCCTCCACGCCCGAGGCCATGGAGGGAATCAGCCGTCAGGTGGAGGCCGTGGACAAGCGGCTGAGCCAGAACACGCCCGAGTACAAGGCCCTGTTCAAAGAGATCTTCTCACGACTGCAGAAGACCAAAACCGACATCAATTCCACCAAAGGAAGGAAAAGGGGCAAAAAGGAGAAGTGA